In the genome of Nycticebus coucang isolate mNycCou1 chromosome X, mNycCou1.pri, whole genome shotgun sequence, the window aaacaacaacataaaGAAGTGAAAATCATAGGTGGAAAATTAATATCGATTTTGAAGAGTATAAtctcaaaatgaaatgaaatctcaAAATGCTGTGACTTTGTTATGTTGTAAACTCCCTGTTATCTGGAACTCAAGCAAGGAACACTCTCAAGCAACCAGCAAGTGACTTCCATTCCACCTCCCAAAAAATCAGAGTTTAAACTTAGTGAGCTATGGAGTCAGTAAGCCCAGGCTTTGTGTGTCACTCCCACGGCTCCCATATGCTGTCTGTAACAGTTTCAAGTGTTAATTCGTGTTacctgaagtgtttttttttttttttaactttaaaattatttaattcgaAATAGGGTTTCTTCAGAAGAAAAGATTCACATGAAATTTACCTTACCTTATAGTTTACACTTTAGGAGTACATTTTATGACAATCAGTAACCAGGCTTCTTTTGCGTTTAAATTGAAATGaatatgaatataaatgaataaCTTTCTATTATGTAGTAGCAAAGAGAGTCAATAAGCCTTTCAAGAAAGAGACTATTTCATTTCCTCCCAGCTTGGATTCACCATAAACTCGATCCACAAATGATATTGGAACCTCACCAATAGTATAATTCAACTGTCTTGCCCGAACAATCATCTCCATCTGGAAGACGTAGCCtttagaaacacatttttctattaatttctgtAGAACTTCTTTGCGGTATAATCTGAAACTTCCTGTTAAATCAGATGCTCCTGGTCTCAGCAAAATCTGTGTTATAAAATTGGCCCCACggctgattatttttcttttcaaatcccagCCATATACACCTCCACTTCCTTTGTAGCGAGTTCCAGAGACAATATCAAAGTTACCCTCCTTTTGCTTCCTAATGAATTCGGGAATAAATTTTGGATGGTGTGAGAGATCAGCGTCCATAATAATTATGTAGTTTCCTGTGGCATGTTTCATTCCATGAATATATGCAGTCCCTAGCCCCAACTTTTTCTCTCGTGGTCTTAGTAGAATTCTGTCTGCCCCATAAATCTTCTCCAACTGTTCAGCAACGTCCCTTGTTCCATCTGGGCTTCCATCATCTATGATTATAACTTCATAGTTGATGCCACTCTCAGAGAAGCTTTTCACCAGCAGCCACACGATGAGTGGTAGGTTCTCGCGCTCATTGTAGGTGGGCAAAAGCACCGAATACTTGTCCTGGCGTGGATTGCGCATCTCCAGCTCCCGCCGAGACCGCGGAGAAGAACGACTGGCTTCCGAGGAGGCCATGGCGGAACTGccgtgtttttttctttttattgactcagagtctcaccttgtcatcctctgtagagtgtcaTCGCGTCATATTtcacagcaagttcaaacccttgggctcaagcaattctcttacctcagcctcccttgtagctgggactacaggtgtccaccacaacatcaggatatttttttttttttttgcagtttttggccggggctgggtttgaacctgccacctccagcatatggggtcggtgccctacttctttgagccataggcgctgcccccggctattttttgtttgtttgtttagcaggaccaggctgggttcgaacccaccagccccagagcacgtggccagtgccctaaccactgagctatgggcacttaGCCTGTGTGacctgaagttaaaaaaatatggtaGTGATGCTGAAAAGTATATTGACtgccatttaactaaaattgCACAATACGTTCACAAAATTGTTTTATAATACAGCAAAAATGGGTTACAGTAAGTGAAGTTTGTCTTcgtcttaatttgcttttaattagtgtatttcaATATTACTATCAAATCAATACAGAGTTTATAGTATAGAATGGGATATAGAATTagttaagcctttttttttttttttttgagacagagcctcaagctgttgccctgggtacagtgccatggcattacagctcacagcaacctctaactcctgagcttaagcgattctcttccctcagcctcccaagaaactgggactacaggcgcctgccacaacacccagctattttttggttgtagttgtcattgttgtttggcaggctcgggctggatttgaacctaccagctctggtgtatgtggctggcacctcagccgcttgagctacaggcaccaagccagtt includes:
- the LOC128578081 gene encoding dolichol-phosphate mannosyltransferase subunit 1 encodes the protein MASSEASRSSPRSRRELEMRNPRQDKYSVLLPTYNERENLPLIVWLLVKSFSESGINYEVIIIDDGSPDGTRDVAEQLEKIYGADRILLRPREKKLGLGTAYIHGMKHATGNYIIIMDADLSHHPKFIPEFIRKQKEGNFDIVSGTRYKGSGGVYGWDLKRKIISRGANFITQILLRPGASDLTGSFRLYRKEVLQKLIEKCVSKGYVFQMEMIVRARQLNYTIGEVPISFVDRVYGESKLGGNEIVSFLKGLLTLFATT